In Miscanthus floridulus cultivar M001 chromosome 5, ASM1932011v1, whole genome shotgun sequence, one genomic interval encodes:
- the LOC136450907 gene encoding OVARIAN TUMOR DOMAIN-containing deubiquitinating enzyme 4-like isoform X2: MSDRELRPLRSIRITGDGRCLFRSVAYGACLRRGKHPPSDSAQKELADELRAKVADEFVKRRGDTEWFLEGNFENYVRQMRKPHAWGGEPELFMCSHVLRMPITVYMYTSSSDGPRIIAEYGQEYGKDDPVRVLYDGYGHYDALQPSVVRTQSRLRGV; the protein is encoded by the exons ATGTCGGATCGGGAGCTCCGCCCTCTGCGTTCCATCA GAATCACAGGGGACGGTCGATGCCTGTTCAGGTCCGTCGCTTATGGCGCCTGCTTGAGGAGAGGAAAGCATCCTCCGAGCGACAGCGCCCAGAAGGAACTGGCTGACGAACTTCGAGCCAAA GTAGCTGACGAGTTTGTCAAGAGAAGAGGAGACACTGAATG GTTCCTTGAAGGCAACTTTGAGAATTATGTGAGACAGATGAGAAAGCCTCATGCTTGGGGAGGAGAACCTGAGCTGTTCATGTGTTCCCATGTTCTCAG GATGCCCATCACCGTGTACATGTATACAAGCAGCTCTGATGGCCCTAGGATCATAGCAGAATATGGCCAGGAATATGGAAAGGACGATCCAGTCCGCGTTCTCTATGATGGTTATGGACACTACGACGCACTTCAGCCATCTGTTGTAAGAACACAATCAAGACT
- the LOC136450907 gene encoding OVARIAN TUMOR DOMAIN-containing deubiquitinating enzyme 4-like isoform X1, whose protein sequence is MLRAVVFLYFHVFIIVNLLLCLFQVADEFVKRRGDTEWFLEGNFENYVRQMRKPHAWGGEPELFMCSHVLRMPITVYMYTSSSDGPRIIAEYGQEYGKDDPVRVLYDGYGHYDALQPSVVRTQSRLRGV, encoded by the exons ATGTTGCGCGCTGTGGTCTTCTTGTATTTCCACGTCTTTATTATTGTTAACCTGCTATTGTGTCTGTTCCAGGTAGCTGACGAGTTTGTCAAGAGAAGAGGAGACACTGAATG GTTCCTTGAAGGCAACTTTGAGAATTATGTGAGACAGATGAGAAAGCCTCATGCTTGGGGAGGAGAACCTGAGCTGTTCATGTGTTCCCATGTTCTCAG GATGCCCATCACCGTGTACATGTATACAAGCAGCTCTGATGGCCCTAGGATCATAGCAGAATATGGCCAGGAATATGGAAAGGACGATCCAGTCCGCGTTCTCTATGATGGTTATGGACACTACGACGCACTTCAGCCATCTGTTGTAAGAACACAATCAAGACT